One genomic window of Luteitalea pratensis includes the following:
- a CDS encoding PAS domain-containing protein: MSVGEQISADPACRRVLDQLVALVRVWTPAEGVIYVNRAWRDLTGTTLEDNLGEGWLRAVHAEDRARLLLAFGSTTGAAHADYRLTTHEGQTVAVRDTPTPWVDEHSDGIVEVVHTITTKDIASGSVQTMSRWAHELRGPLNAILGWSDLLGSGESDLEVMQRGLKAIANNARQQALIIKRMSD, translated from the coding sequence ATGAGTGTCGGCGAACAGATCAGCGCCGATCCCGCATGTCGTCGTGTTCTCGACCAGCTCGTCGCGCTGGTCCGTGTATGGACCCCTGCCGAGGGGGTCATCTACGTCAATCGCGCCTGGCGCGACCTGACCGGGACCACCCTCGAAGACAACCTCGGGGAAGGCTGGCTGCGCGCGGTCCACGCCGAGGACCGCGCCAGACTGCTCCTCGCGTTCGGCAGCACCACCGGCGCGGCGCACGCGGACTACCGCCTGACCACGCACGAGGGGCAGACGGTCGCCGTGCGGGACACGCCGACGCCCTGGGTCGATGAACACAGCGACGGGATCGTCGAGGTCGTCCATACGATCACCACGAAAGACATCGCCAGCGGGAGCGTACAGACGATGTCCAGATGGGCCCATGAGTTGCGTGGCCCGCTGAACGCCATCCTGGGGTGGTCCGACCTGCTCGGCAGTGGCGAGAGCGACCTCGAAGTGATGCAACGCGGGCTGAAGGCGATCGCGAACAATGCACGTCAGCAGGCGCTGATCATCAAACGCATGTCCGACTGA
- a CDS encoding monovalent cation:proton antiporter-2 (CPA2) family protein — MHDNVLLQAFVYLAAAVAAVPIARRLGMGAVLGYLLAGIVIGPFGLRLVAESREDVLHAAEFGVVMMLFLIGLELRPSMLWRMRVAVLGLGGAQIVGTALLAALVGIAAGSAWKPALAVGFIIAMSSTAIVLQSLAEAGRLRTDAGQRIFSILLAQDISVIPILAVLPLLATLHVGAGSEAHGVATLPGWQQAFVVLAAVAAIVGGGRFLLRPVFRAIARTKLREVFTATALLLVVGIALLMQAVGLSPALGTFLAGVVLADSEYRHELEGDIEPFKGLLLGLFFISVGAGIDFRLVAHAPAAILGLVVGIMALKALVLYGVARLFRATTADAMFVAAALCQVGEFAFVLLALARGSGVLGDAEAGRLVAAVALSMLATPLLLLAQSRLVEPRFAVPAVERGADAIPDEDTPVIVAGFGRVGSTIGRLLRASGVGTTVLDLDGDQIELLRRMGLEAYYGDATRLELLTAAGAANARVLVLAVDDFIVTERLIAVARRHFPHLQLIVRVPDRPEAYTLLRDGISEVFRETTGTACDMGFATLRALGHRAFQARRAVQAFRAHDEQGVRVLAGKWGDDTSYMSEARARIAETEQLLAALSFVDHHFDLAWDNTTLREEAQGRSPSGHTAGPEGTD; from the coding sequence ATGCACGACAACGTCCTGCTGCAGGCCTTCGTCTATCTCGCCGCCGCGGTCGCTGCCGTGCCGATCGCGCGGCGACTCGGCATGGGCGCCGTCCTCGGCTACCTGCTCGCCGGCATCGTCATCGGACCATTCGGCCTGCGTCTCGTCGCGGAGAGCCGCGAGGACGTCCTGCATGCCGCAGAGTTCGGCGTGGTGATGATGCTGTTCCTCATCGGCCTCGAACTCCGACCCTCCATGCTGTGGCGCATGCGTGTGGCCGTCCTGGGTCTCGGCGGCGCGCAGATCGTCGGCACTGCCCTGCTGGCTGCGCTCGTCGGGATTGCCGCCGGCAGCGCCTGGAAACCCGCACTGGCGGTCGGCTTCATCATTGCGATGTCCTCGACCGCGATCGTGCTCCAGAGCCTAGCGGAAGCCGGTCGACTGCGAACCGACGCCGGGCAGCGCATCTTCTCGATCCTCCTGGCACAGGACATCTCGGTCATCCCGATCCTGGCCGTGCTGCCGTTGCTCGCGACACTGCACGTGGGGGCAGGCAGCGAAGCCCACGGCGTCGCCACGCTACCCGGCTGGCAACAGGCGTTCGTCGTGCTGGCGGCAGTCGCGGCGATCGTCGGCGGCGGTCGCTTCCTGTTGCGTCCCGTCTTTCGCGCCATCGCCAGGACGAAGCTGCGGGAGGTGTTCACCGCGACCGCATTGCTGCTCGTCGTCGGTATCGCCCTGCTGATGCAGGCAGTAGGACTCAGTCCGGCGCTCGGCACCTTCCTGGCCGGCGTCGTATTGGCCGACAGCGAATACCGCCACGAACTCGAGGGCGACATCGAACCCTTCAAGGGCCTGCTGCTCGGCCTGTTCTTCATCTCTGTCGGTGCGGGCATCGACTTCCGCCTCGTGGCGCATGCACCGGCAGCAATCCTCGGCCTGGTCGTCGGCATCATGGCGCTGAAGGCGCTCGTGCTGTACGGGGTGGCGCGGTTGTTCCGCGCAACCACAGCTGACGCCATGTTCGTCGCCGCGGCCCTGTGTCAGGTCGGCGAGTTCGCCTTCGTCCTGCTGGCATTGGCGCGAGGGAGCGGCGTACTGGGCGACGCCGAGGCCGGTCGTCTCGTCGCGGCGGTCGCGCTCTCGATGCTCGCGACGCCGTTGCTGCTGCTGGCCCAGTCGCGACTCGTGGAGCCGCGATTCGCCGTGCCGGCTGTCGAGCGCGGCGCGGATGCGATTCCCGACGAGGACACGCCGGTCATCGTCGCCGGGTTCGGGCGTGTCGGCAGCACCATCGGGCGATTGCTGCGCGCCAGCGGAGTCGGCACCACGGTGCTCGACCTGGACGGCGACCAGATCGAACTCCTGCGCCGCATGGGCCTCGAGGCCTACTACGGCGATGCAACGCGGCTGGAACTGTTGACTGCGGCCGGAGCGGCCAATGCGAGGGTGCTGGTGCTGGCGGTCGATGACTTCATCGTGACCGAACGGCTGATCGCGGTCGCGCGTCGGCACTTCCCGCACCTCCAGTTGATCGTGCGCGTACCCGATCGACCGGAAGCGTACACACTGCTGCGCGACGGCATCTCCGAGGTGTTCCGCGAGACGACTGGCACGGCGTGCGACATGGGATTCGCGACGCTGCGTGCGCTCGGCCATCGCGCATTCCAGGCACGCCGCGCCGTGCAGGCCTTCCGGGCGCATGACGAGCAGGGAGTGCGAGTGCTCGCAGGTAAGTGGGGCGACGACACGTCGTACATGTCCGAGGCTCGTGCAAGAATCGCCGAAACCGAACAGTTGCTCGCGGCGCTGTCCTTCGTGGATCACCACTTCGATCTTGCGTGGGACAACACGACGTTGCGTGAGGAAGCCCAGGGCCGGTCACCGTCGGGGCACACCGCCGGACCGGAGGGAACGGATTGA
- a CDS encoding CsbD family protein yields the protein MNRTTAEAKWKALRRRIKETWGDLADDDLDRFDGQRDQFVGHIQERYGMSRQDVERRLDEIDREEGADSNWGGSALHSPG from the coding sequence ATGAACCGCACGACCGCCGAAGCCAAGTGGAAGGCGCTTCGCCGACGCATCAAGGAGACCTGGGGCGACCTGGCCGACGACGATCTCGATCGGTTCGACGGTCAGCGTGACCAGTTCGTCGGGCACATCCAGGAACGGTACGGGATGTCGCGTCAGGACGTGGAGCGTCGGCTCGATGAAATCGACAGGGAAGAGGGGGCCGATTCGAACTGGGGAGGCAGCGCCCTGCACAGTCCGGGATGA
- a CDS encoding Cof-type HAD-IIB family hydrolase yields the protein MSFRPDFPYRLAAIDIDDTLVGPDKQISPQNRAAIDRLQAAGCRVVLASGREHHSMAIYQKRLGLDDFVVANQGALVVHPASGRQLWRRPVEPELAARLLARGRAEGFDVLLATDEGFVASPTSPWVVHDYAQRDGTLRVHARDLDDEVIRAPLKVLWYGQTAEVHAFNRVMTDELAETAEVVVTTAHLLEFNAPDATKAAGVAAVAGHYGIPRAEVVAFGDSHNDVSMLRWAGLGVAMPHALPEAQAAADFIAPDADPEYALAVVIDLLLAGDHVQR from the coding sequence ATGTCGTTCCGCCCGGATTTCCCCTATCGGCTCGCCGCGATCGACATCGACGACACGCTGGTGGGTCCGGACAAGCAGATCAGCCCTCAAAACCGTGCGGCCATCGATCGGTTGCAGGCAGCGGGTTGCCGCGTCGTGCTGGCCTCCGGCCGCGAGCACCACAGCATGGCCATCTACCAGAAGCGACTCGGCCTGGACGACTTCGTCGTGGCCAACCAGGGCGCACTGGTCGTCCATCCCGCCAGCGGCCGTCAGCTGTGGCGGCGCCCGGTCGAGCCCGAGCTCGCCGCCCGCCTGCTGGCACGTGGCCGTGCCGAGGGCTTCGATGTCCTGCTGGCCACCGACGAAGGCTTCGTCGCCAGCCCGACCAGCCCGTGGGTCGTGCACGACTATGCCCAGCGCGACGGCACCTTGCGCGTGCACGCGCGCGATCTCGATGACGAGGTCATACGCGCGCCACTCAAGGTGTTGTGGTACGGGCAGACAGCCGAGGTGCACGCGTTCAACCGGGTGATGACCGACGAACTCGCCGAGACCGCGGAAGTGGTCGTCACCACCGCACACCTGCTCGAATTCAATGCACCCGACGCCACGAAGGCCGCCGGCGTGGCCGCGGTCGCCGGCCATTACGGCATCCCACGCGCTGAGGTTGTCGCCTTCGGCGACAGCCACAACGACGTGTCGATGCTGCGCTGGGCCGGCCTGGGGGTCGCGATGCCCCACGCCCTGCCGGAAGCACAGGCGGCCGCCGATTTCATCGCGCCTGACGCGGATCCCGAGTACGCGCTCGCCGTCGTCATCGATCTGCTGCTCGCCGGCGATCACGTCCAGCGCTGA
- a CDS encoding NAD(P)H-dependent oxidoreductase, producing MPRVLVLFAHPAFEKSRINRRLLEAVRDLEGITIHDLYEAYPDFLIDVPAEQRRLVAHDVIVLQHPFYWYSAPALVKEYLDLVLEHGFAYGSTGRALEGKVFVNATTTGGPEAAYQVGGRNRFTMRQLLAPFDQTAVLCRMAYLAPFVVHGTHTVDADTGFGPAQRQYRTLLAQLRDGTLDLARAAAVDRVNDVLGEA from the coding sequence ATGCCCCGCGTGCTGGTGCTGTTTGCGCACCCCGCCTTCGAGAAGTCACGCATCAACCGTCGCCTCCTCGAGGCGGTCCGCGATCTCGAAGGCATCACGATTCACGATCTGTACGAGGCCTACCCGGACTTCCTGATCGACGTTCCCGCCGAACAACGCCGGCTCGTCGCGCACGACGTGATCGTCCTGCAGCATCCGTTCTACTGGTACAGCGCCCCCGCGCTCGTGAAGGAGTACCTCGACCTCGTGCTCGAGCACGGCTTCGCCTATGGATCGACAGGCCGTGCCCTCGAAGGCAAGGTGTTCGTCAACGCGACAACCACCGGCGGACCCGAGGCGGCCTACCAGGTTGGCGGGCGAAACCGCTTCACGATGCGTCAGTTGCTGGCGCCGTTCGACCAGACCGCGGTCCTGTGTCGCATGGCCTACCTCGCGCCCTTCGTGGTACACGGCACACACACGGTGGATGCCGACACGGGCTTCGGGCCCGCGCAGCGGCAGTACCGGACCCTGCTCGCGCAGTTGCGCGACGGCACGCTCGACCTCGCACGCGCCGCCGCCGTGGACCGCGTGAACGATGTCCTGGGGGAGGCGTGA
- a CDS encoding sigma-54-dependent transcriptional regulator yields MNPRDTMPAARILHVDDQPETHEWLKLALERKQYEVTVATDGQSALNSFTTHRPDVVLLDHELPDQSGLEVLRHLKNADPLVEVVMLTGHGSVSLAVEAMREGAFNFVEKPVEFAVLEAVLDKALAHRNLHAEAARLRMSHERRDGLGRMVGTSPAMRRLFDLITLVAPTDASVLIRGENGTGKELVADAVHERSPRANGPIIKINCGAIPGELFESELFGHKRGAFTGALADKRGLIESADRGTLLLDEIGEMPANAQVKLLRVLQEKQVRRLGETRMFTPDFRLICATNSRLETLMADNRFREDLFFRINTVVLDIPPLRERREDIPVLSQLFLQRYAEKYEREVVRYHPSVLQRLMKHVWRGNVRELEHVVEHAVIVATGREIQLRHLPDTFRSGSTVDDTSPLCTLEDVERAAIVRTLAYTRGNKRAAADILGVYRPTLYAKMRKYGLMAPQEEVATA; encoded by the coding sequence ATGAACCCACGCGATACGATGCCGGCCGCCCGCATCCTGCACGTCGACGACCAGCCCGAGACCCACGAGTGGCTGAAGCTGGCCCTCGAGCGCAAGCAGTACGAGGTCACCGTCGCGACCGACGGCCAGTCCGCGCTCAACTCGTTCACCACGCATCGACCCGACGTCGTCCTGCTCGATCACGAATTGCCCGACCAGAGCGGACTCGAGGTGCTGCGGCATCTCAAGAACGCCGATCCGCTCGTCGAAGTGGTGATGCTGACCGGGCATGGCAGTGTCTCGCTCGCCGTCGAGGCGATGCGCGAAGGCGCCTTCAACTTCGTCGAGAAGCCGGTCGAGTTCGCGGTCCTGGAGGCCGTGCTGGACAAGGCGCTGGCCCATCGGAATCTCCACGCCGAAGCGGCGCGCCTGCGCATGAGCCACGAGCGTCGCGACGGCTTGGGCCGCATGGTGGGGACGTCGCCGGCGATGCGGCGCCTGTTCGACCTGATCACGCTGGTCGCGCCGACCGACGCCTCGGTCCTCATCAGGGGCGAGAACGGCACCGGCAAGGAACTGGTCGCTGACGCAGTCCACGAACGCAGCCCCCGCGCCAACGGGCCGATCATCAAGATCAACTGCGGCGCGATTCCCGGTGAGCTCTTCGAGTCCGAACTCTTCGGGCACAAGCGTGGCGCGTTCACGGGCGCTCTCGCCGACAAGCGTGGCCTGATCGAATCGGCCGATCGCGGCACGCTGCTGCTCGACGAAATCGGCGAAATGCCGGCCAACGCCCAGGTGAAGCTGCTCCGCGTGTTACAGGAGAAGCAGGTGCGCCGGCTCGGCGAGACACGCATGTTCACCCCGGACTTCCGCCTGATTTGCGCCACCAACTCGCGCCTCGAAACGCTGATGGCCGACAACCGGTTCCGCGAGGACCTGTTCTTCCGCATCAACACGGTCGTCCTCGACATCCCGCCCTTGCGCGAGCGGCGCGAGGACATCCCGGTGTTGTCGCAGCTCTTCCTGCAGCGGTACGCGGAGAAATACGAACGCGAAGTCGTGCGCTATCACCCGTCGGTATTGCAGCGCCTGATGAAGCATGTCTGGCGCGGCAACGTGCGCGAACTCGAACACGTCGTCGAGCACGCCGTGATCGTGGCGACGGGTCGCGAGATCCAGTTGCGACACCTGCCGGACACGTTCCGGTCCGGTTCGACCGTCGACGACACCAGCCCGCTCTGCACCCTCGAGGACGTCGAGCGCGCGGCCATCGTCCGCACCCTCGCTTACACGCGGGGCAACAAGCGTGCGGCCGCCGACATCCTGGGCGTGTACCGGCCGACGCTGTACGCCAAGATGCGCAAGTACGGCCTGATGGCGCCCCAGGAAGAGGTGGCCACCGCATGA
- a CDS encoding DUF3592 domain-containing protein: MASAGRSVLGTVLVLVSLGLLVAGWRLTENDRYFLLHAARATGQVVAHEAFEREAWKVTKRFRMVVSFSTPSGSRIRFRSVSNYGKPPYAVGDTVGVRYDPERPTRARVDRRIELLAPLLIWTGAVMLLAVLGVVIAIYGPTHARAMSRVRGAPSPSGR, translated from the coding sequence ATGGCGTCCGCCGGACGGAGCGTGTTGGGCACGGTGCTCGTCCTGGTGTCGTTGGGGCTGTTGGTCGCCGGCTGGCGCCTCACCGAGAACGACCGCTACTTCCTGCTGCACGCGGCGCGCGCGACCGGGCAGGTGGTGGCACACGAAGCGTTCGAGCGGGAAGCCTGGAAGGTCACCAAACGCTTCCGGATGGTGGTGTCGTTCTCGACGCCCTCGGGGAGCCGGATCCGTTTCCGTAGCGTGAGCAACTACGGCAAGCCGCCCTATGCAGTTGGCGACACCGTTGGGGTCCGTTATGACCCCGAGCGGCCGACACGCGCCCGAGTCGATCGGCGCATCGAGTTGCTCGCGCCCCTGCTCATCTGGACGGGTGCCGTGATGCTGCTCGCGGTGCTCGGCGTCGTGATCGCCATCTACGGCCCGACGCACGCGCGCGCGATGTCACGCGTGCGGGGCGCCCCCTCACCGTCAGGACGGTAA
- a CDS encoding SRPBCC family protein, producing MHTNLGRWERIGSVAAGAGLLYLASRQPRMRGARHALGASLLARGVTGHCPVKLALLGDEAARTDTKRWLGGAAGIHVRESVMIGRPVGEVYRFWRDLGNLARFLRHVERVDVIDAYRSHWVVRGPGNLRLEWDAEILSDEPNALLSWKSTTPADIVSAGSVIFRPIGSGQTQIAVHFQYSPPGGSVGRKVAALLGQDPQAQVREDLQRLRGLLERRDDAADATSLVMEHQAL from the coding sequence ACGATGGGAGCGAATCGGATCGGTAGCGGCGGGCGCGGGCCTGCTGTACCTGGCCTCTCGGCAGCCGCGCATGCGGGGCGCCCGCCACGCGCTCGGCGCGAGCCTGCTCGCACGAGGCGTGACTGGTCACTGCCCTGTGAAACTGGCGCTGCTCGGTGACGAGGCCGCCCGCACCGACACGAAGCGCTGGCTTGGCGGGGCCGCGGGCATCCACGTGCGCGAGAGCGTCATGATCGGCCGTCCGGTGGGCGAGGTGTATCGCTTCTGGCGTGATCTCGGTAATCTCGCGCGCTTCCTCCGCCACGTCGAGCGGGTGGACGTGATTGACGCGTATCGATCGCACTGGGTGGTGCGCGGACCGGGCAACCTGCGCCTCGAATGGGACGCCGAAATCCTGAGCGACGAACCCAATGCGCTGCTCTCGTGGAAGAGCACGACGCCGGCCGACATCGTCAGCGCCGGCAGCGTCATCTTCCGCCCGATCGGGTCGGGCCAGACGCAGATCGCCGTGCATTTCCAGTATTCGCCCCCGGGCGGCAGCGTCGGACGCAAGGTGGCGGCACTGCTCGGCCAGGATCCACAGGCCCAGGTGCGCGAGGATCTCCAGCGGTTACGCGGCCTGCTCGAACGCCGCGATGATGCGGCTGACGCAACGTCGCTGGTGATGGAGCACCAGGCCCTCTGA
- a CDS encoding BON domain-containing protein has product MSRNFIPCLGLVLGAAMIAGTPAQATGTITAAAVPQLAAAMSGTLADRIEELWATSKELADTDIDARMDGSRVILEGQVANASQRQTAERLAKRVKGVTEVDNQITLRVAGASPEGTKGSVLAGDVKDSAKVTADKSEDALEKTGHAVEHAAEATKDAVVAGAHKTKDVVVAAPVKIDETWITSKIASKINADDALEDVDVDVKVKKNVVTISGDVPSAALRDRVLRIARETEGVASVIDNMVVRAGSQP; this is encoded by the coding sequence ATGAGTCGGAACTTCATTCCGTGCCTCGGCCTCGTGCTCGGGGCCGCCATGATCGCCGGCACGCCAGCGCAGGCTACCGGCACCATCACCGCAGCGGCTGTGCCGCAATTGGCCGCCGCGATGTCCGGTACTCTCGCGGATCGGATCGAGGAACTCTGGGCGACCAGCAAGGAACTGGCCGACACCGATATCGATGCCCGCATGGACGGATCGCGCGTGATCCTCGAGGGCCAGGTCGCCAACGCGTCTCAACGCCAGACCGCCGAACGGCTGGCGAAGCGCGTGAAGGGCGTCACCGAGGTCGACAACCAGATCACGCTGCGAGTCGCCGGCGCGTCGCCCGAGGGGACCAAGGGCTCGGTGCTCGCGGGTGACGTGAAGGACAGCGCCAAGGTGACCGCCGACAAATCCGAGGACGCACTCGAAAAGACGGGCCACGCCGTCGAGCATGCCGCCGAGGCCACCAAGGACGCTGTTGTCGCCGGGGCTCACAAGACGAAGGACGTGGTGGTCGCCGCGCCGGTCAAGATCGACGAGACGTGGATCACCAGCAAGATCGCCAGCAAGATCAACGCCGACGATGCGCTCGAGGACGTGGACGTCGACGTCAAGGTGAAGAAGAACGTCGTGACAATCAGCGGCGACGTGCCGTCGGCCGCGCTGCGTGATCGCGTGCTGCGCATCGCGCGCGAGACCGAAGGCGTTGCGAGCGTCATCGACAACATGGTCGTACGTGCCGGGAGCCAGCCATGA